The window GGGGCGGCGGTGAACGGCACCGAGGACAGCAGGCTGCTGATCACCGCGACCCCGTCCGAGGTCGCCAAGATCCGCGCGCAGGGATTCACCGTCGAGGCCGAGGCCGCCCCGGTGACGATCCAGCAGGAATCGACCAGCGAGGCCGCGCCCCAGGACTTCCCGAGCTCGGATTCGGGCTACCACAACTACTCCGAGATGGTCGCCGTCATCAACAAGGCGGTCGCCGACCACCCGGGGATCATCACCAAGCAGGTGTACGGGAAGTCCCACGAGGGCCGTGACCTCTACGCGTTGAAGATCTCGGACAACGCGGCCACCGACGAGAACGAGCCGGAGGTCCTGTTCACCCACCACCAGCACGCCCGCGAGCACCTCACGGTCGAGATGGCGGTCTACCTGATCAACGAGCTGACCGGCAAGTACGCCACGGACAGCCGGATCAAGGGCGTGGTCGACTCGCGCGAGATCTGGATCCTGCCCGACCTCAACCCCGACGGCGGCGAGTTCGACATCTCCACCGGCTCCTACAAGAGCTGGCGCAAGAACCGGCAGCCGAACCCGGGCTCGACGTATGTCGGCACGGATATGAACCGCAACTGGAACTACAAGTGGGGCTGCTGCGGCGGCTCGTCGGGCAGCTTCAGCTCCGACACCTACCGCGGCGCGGCCCCCGAGTCCGCGCCGGAAGTGAAGGCGGTGGCGAACTTCGTGCGCGGCCGCGTGATCGGCGGCAAGCAGCAGATCACCGTCGGCATCGACTTCCACACCTACTCGGAACTGATCCTGTGGCCGTTCGGCTACACCAACGACGACACCGCGCCGGGGCTGACCGTCGACGACCAGAGGGTGTTCTCCACCATCGGCCGGGCGATGGCGCAGACCAACGGCTACACCCCAGAGCAGTCCTCCGACCTCTACATCACCGACGGCTCCATCGACGACTGGCTGTGGGGCGACCAGAAGATCTACGGCTACACCTTCGAGATGTTCCCGTCCGGCGTGCTCGGCGGCGGCTTCTACCCCGGTGACGAGATCATCGCCAGGGAGACCTCCCGCAACCGCGCCGCGGTCCTGCATCTGCTCGACTTCGCCGACTGCCCGAAGCGGTCCATCGGCCAGAGCTGCTCGGGCACCGGCGCGGTGACCGTCACCGACCCGGGCGCCAAGACCTCGACGGTCGGGACCGCGATCTCCCCGGTGCAGCTGCAGGCCTCCGGCGGCACCGCGCCGTACACCTGGTCGGCCACGGGCCTGCCCGCCGGCCTGTCGCTCAACGCCTCGACTGGTGTCATCTCAGGCACGCCCACCGCCGCGGGCACCTTCACCGTCACCGCGACGGCGACGGCCTCGGCTGGTGGGTCCGGCAGCACGACGTTCACCTGGACGGTGACCGCGTCGGGCACGTGCGCGGCGATGACGAACGGCACGGACGTGTCCATTCCGGACAGAGGTGCGGCGGTGACGAGCACGATCGACGTCTCGTGCGCGGGCACCGCGTCGGCCACCAGCAAGGTGGAGGTGCACATCAAGCACACCTGGCGCGGTGACCTGGTCATCGACCTCGTGGCGCCGGACGGGAGCACCTACCGGCTGAAGAACTCGTCCTCGTCGGACAGCGCGGACAACGTCGACGCGACCTACACGGTGAACCTGTCCGCGGAGCAGCGCTCCGGGGCCTGGAAGCTCAAGGTCCAGGACGTCGCCTCCTTCGACACCGGCAACATCGACAGCTGGACCCTGACGCTGTGACATGGCGCCGGCTCGCCGGCGCGGCTCGGTCGCTTTTGTGGTGACGTTTCGGGGGTCCCGCACGAACACTGCCAACTTCGATGGCGTGTTCGTGCGGGACCCCCGAAACGTCACCGCGACCGAGCGGGCCTAGGCACGTGCCATCGGTGCTGGTCGGCTTACCCAACACTGGGAAATCTGGTGATGTCCGAATCCGTCGATTGTCCGGATCGGCACTGTGCGCACGGGAGTCGTCGAATTACTGTGCGCCGGCACGAGGGCAAT is drawn from Actinokineospora alba and contains these coding sequences:
- a CDS encoding M14 family zinc carboxypeptidase; this encodes MNRRRISLTAGAAAALAVIVSMSGNPALGDGARGEERATGEYHVANVRTAQQRTAIAKTGAAVNGTEDSRLLITATPSEVAKIRAQGFTVEAEAAPVTIQQESTSEAAPQDFPSSDSGYHNYSEMVAVINKAVADHPGIITKQVYGKSHEGRDLYALKISDNAATDENEPEVLFTHHQHAREHLTVEMAVYLINELTGKYATDSRIKGVVDSREIWILPDLNPDGGEFDISTGSYKSWRKNRQPNPGSTYVGTDMNRNWNYKWGCCGGSSGSFSSDTYRGAAPESAPEVKAVANFVRGRVIGGKQQITVGIDFHTYSELILWPFGYTNDDTAPGLTVDDQRVFSTIGRAMAQTNGYTPEQSSDLYITDGSIDDWLWGDQKIYGYTFEMFPSGVLGGGFYPGDEIIARETSRNRAAVLHLLDFADCPKRSIGQSCSGTGAVTVTDPGAKTSTVGTAISPVQLQASGGTAPYTWSATGLPAGLSLNASTGVISGTPTAAGTFTVTATATASAGGSGSTTFTWTVTASGTCAAMTNGTDVSIPDRGAAVTSTIDVSCAGTASATSKVEVHIKHTWRGDLVIDLVAPDGSTYRLKNSSSSDSADNVDATYTVNLSAEQRSGAWKLKVQDVASFDTGNIDSWTLTL